A window of the Haloarcula litorea genome harbors these coding sequences:
- the tmcA gene encoding tRNA(Met) cytidine acetyltransferase TmcA: MDLARSLRAEARRSNERRVLVLAGDPDRTRRRAAEALDAADVPREGTTLLGPEGVLDCERHEQSRASELLGRTRTAVVLDAHGELRPNALGTAVGAVDGGGLLLVLTPSLSEWPERRDAFDETLAVPPFGVDDVTGHFRRRLVETLRAHRGIAVVGVRADGDTVERDGLTDPPPRLPRRPPTAPADAAFRPETYDACLTDDQVAAVRAFETLREPDGAVVVEADRGRGKSSAAGLAAANLALDGRDVLVTAPGYRSAAELFARAGALFETLDVPVVRDRDDAPHELRVDREGGGRIRFASPADAVALPGDPDVVVVDEAAALPVRRLESLLAAPAVAFTTTVHGYEGAGRGFSVRFRDRLAESDHEVTDVTMTTPIRYADADPVEVWAFRALLLDARPPADQLVRDATPESVQYRRLDSEELLGDAHLLREAFGLLVLAHYRTEPSDLARLLDAPNLAVRALTENGHVVAVALLAREGGLSAATRAAMYEGQRVRGNMVPDVLTTQLRDEAAGVPVGQRVLRIATHAAVRSRGLGSRLLTEVRREFEGEVDWLGVGYGATPELLRFWGANGFGTVHLSTARNDTSGEYSAVMLDPRSEAGEALAARHAGWFCDRAAAVLSDTLDDCDPDVVRATLRTVDRTPDLDLSAWEWRLVAGVPGGASILDTNPAPFRALAVRHLVAPADPDALGDRAERLLVRKVLQARPWERVADELGFVSRRQCMRALGDAVETLTRLYGDAWVQEELDRFT; encoded by the coding sequence ATGGACCTCGCGCGGTCGCTGCGGGCGGAGGCGCGCCGGTCGAACGAGCGGCGCGTCCTCGTCCTCGCCGGCGATCCCGATCGGACCCGCAGGCGGGCCGCCGAGGCGCTCGACGCCGCGGACGTCCCGCGCGAGGGGACGACGCTGCTTGGTCCCGAGGGGGTCCTCGACTGCGAGCGCCACGAGCAGTCGCGCGCGAGCGAACTGCTCGGCCGGACCCGCACCGCCGTCGTCCTCGACGCCCACGGGGAACTCCGGCCGAACGCGCTCGGAACGGCCGTCGGGGCCGTCGACGGCGGCGGCCTGCTCCTCGTCCTGACTCCCTCGCTTTCCGAGTGGCCCGAGCGGCGCGACGCCTTCGACGAGACGCTCGCGGTCCCGCCGTTCGGCGTCGACGACGTGACCGGGCACTTCCGCCGACGGCTGGTCGAGACGCTGCGGGCACACCGCGGGATCGCGGTCGTCGGCGTCCGGGCCGACGGCGACACCGTCGAGCGGGACGGCCTGACCGACCCGCCGCCCCGGCTCCCGCGTCGACCGCCGACCGCGCCCGCCGACGCCGCCTTCCGCCCCGAGACCTACGACGCGTGTCTCACGGACGACCAGGTGGCGGCCGTCCGCGCGTTCGAGACGCTCCGGGAGCCGGACGGGGCGGTCGTCGTCGAGGCCGACCGGGGGAGAGGGAAGTCCAGCGCCGCCGGCCTCGCGGCCGCGAACCTCGCGCTGGACGGCCGGGACGTCCTCGTGACCGCGCCGGGGTACCGGAGCGCCGCGGAGCTGTTCGCCCGCGCCGGTGCGTTGTTCGAGACGCTGGACGTCCCCGTCGTCAGGGACCGCGACGACGCCCCACACGAGCTCCGCGTCGATCGGGAGGGCGGGGGCAGAATCCGGTTCGCGTCTCCCGCCGACGCCGTCGCCCTGCCGGGCGACCCCGACGTCGTCGTCGTCGACGAGGCGGCCGCGCTCCCGGTCCGCCGACTGGAGTCGCTGCTCGCGGCCCCCGCCGTCGCGTTCACCACGACCGTCCACGGCTACGAGGGCGCTGGCCGGGGGTTCTCGGTCCGGTTCCGCGACCGCCTCGCCGAGAGCGACCACGAGGTGACCGACGTGACGATGACGACGCCGATCCGCTACGCCGACGCCGACCCGGTCGAGGTCTGGGCGTTCCGCGCGCTGTTGCTCGACGCCCGCCCGCCGGCCGACCAGCTGGTGCGCGACGCCACGCCCGAGTCCGTGCAGTACCGGCGACTCGACAGCGAGGAACTGCTGGGCGACGCGCACCTGCTCCGGGAGGCCTTCGGCCTGCTCGTGCTGGCCCACTACCGCACCGAGCCGTCGGACCTCGCGCGGCTGCTGGACGCCCCGAACCTCGCGGTCCGCGCGCTGACCGAAAACGGCCACGTCGTCGCCGTCGCGCTGCTGGCCCGGGAGGGCGGGCTGTCGGCGGCCACGCGGGCGGCGATGTACGAGGGCCAGCGCGTCCGCGGGAACATGGTGCCGGACGTGCTGACGACCCAGCTGCGCGACGAGGCGGCCGGCGTCCCGGTCGGCCAGCGGGTCCTGCGCATCGCCACCCACGCCGCCGTGCGCTCGCGCGGGCTCGGTTCCCGACTGCTGACCGAGGTCCGCCGGGAGTTCGAAGGCGAGGTCGACTGGCTCGGCGTCGGCTACGGCGCGACCCCCGAGCTGCTGCGGTTCTGGGGGGCCAACGGCTTCGGGACCGTCCACCTCTCGACCGCCCGGAACGACACCAGCGGCGAGTACTCGGCGGTGATGCTCGATCCCCGCTCCGAGGCGGGCGAGGCGCTGGCAGCCCGCCACGCCGGCTGGTTCTGCGACCGCGCCGCCGCGGTGCTGTCGGACACGCTCGACGACTGCGACCCCGACGTAGTCCGGGCGACGCTGCGGACGGTGGACCGGACGCCCGACCTCGACCTCTCGGCCTGGGAGTGGCGGCTCGTCGCCGGGGTCCCCGGGGGCGCGTCGATCCTCGACACGAACCCCGCGCCGTTCCGGGCGCTCGCGGTCCGCCACCTCGTCGCGCCCGCCGATCCGGACGCCCTCGGCGACCGGGCCGAGCGGCTGCTCGTCCGGAAAGTGCTGCAGGCCCGCCCCTGGGAGCGTGTCGCCGACGAACTGGGGTTCGTCTCCCGCCGGCAGTGTATGCGCGCCCTGGGAGACGCCGTCGAAACGTTGACCCGCCTGTACGGCGATGCGTGGGTACAGGAGGAACTCGACCGCTTCACATGA
- a CDS encoding DUF456 domain-containing protein, with amino-acid sequence MIPELVLVALAFLLLVAGVAGSLVPQVPGAPLSVAGVLVYWWATGEPGTVLLVVLVLIGVLTWVVDFVGGAVAARVGGASNLTAVVAGLVGLVLFFVTGPLGIILGVTATVFAVEFYRQQDARKGLKAALVTTAGMLASGVVQALLTGSILVAMVGVALL; translated from the coding sequence ATGATCCCCGAACTCGTCCTCGTCGCCCTCGCGTTCCTGTTGCTCGTCGCGGGCGTCGCCGGCAGTCTCGTCCCGCAGGTGCCCGGCGCGCCGCTGTCCGTCGCGGGCGTGCTCGTCTACTGGTGGGCCACCGGCGAGCCCGGCACCGTCCTGCTGGTCGTGCTGGTGCTGATCGGCGTCCTGACGTGGGTCGTCGACTTCGTCGGGGGCGCGGTCGCGGCCCGCGTCGGCGGCGCGTCGAACCTGACGGCCGTCGTCGCCGGCCTCGTCGGCCTCGTCCTGTTCTTCGTGACGGGGCCGCTGGGGATCATCCTCGGCGTCACCGCGACCGTCTTCGCCGTGGAGTTCTACCGCCAGCAGGACGCGAGGAAGGGGCTGAAGGCGGCGCTGGTGACCACCGCCGGGATGCTCGCCTCCGGGGTCGTGCAGGCGCTCCTGACCGGCTCCATCTTAGTGGCGATGGTCGGCGTCGCGCTGCTATGA
- a CDS encoding GNAT family N-acetyltransferase, which produces MELTEPLQFDHTDRRDIYDYVESHGTASADEVRRALNIEPRPFGHHVAILQRDGMLERDGDELRVAYEDPGEEAFETESVEFTIRQARQEDLTGLVGAIRAAIGSGEYVDAETVADIIDSEGVLLRHNDVESRIFFVACVDDDVVGWVHLEHPETEKLSHTAQLTLGVLVQYRGQGIGERLLERGTEWADEHGYEKLYNSIPATNGAAIEFLEDHGWEIEAVREDHYKFGDEYVDETMMAREL; this is translated from the coding sequence ATGGAGCTGACGGAACCACTGCAGTTCGACCACACGGACCGCCGCGACATCTACGACTACGTCGAGTCACACGGGACGGCGTCGGCCGACGAGGTCCGGCGCGCGCTCAACATCGAGCCACGGCCCTTCGGCCACCACGTGGCGATCCTCCAGCGCGACGGGATGCTGGAGCGGGACGGGGACGAACTCAGGGTCGCGTACGAGGACCCCGGCGAGGAGGCCTTCGAGACCGAGTCCGTGGAGTTCACCATCCGGCAGGCCCGCCAGGAGGACCTGACCGGGCTGGTCGGGGCCATCCGGGCCGCGATCGGCAGCGGGGAGTACGTCGACGCGGAGACGGTGGCCGACATCATCGACTCCGAGGGGGTCCTGCTCCGGCACAACGACGTGGAGTCGCGCATCTTCTTCGTGGCCTGCGTCGACGACGACGTGGTCGGCTGGGTCCACCTCGAACACCCCGAGACCGAGAAGCTGAGCCACACCGCACAGTTGACGCTGGGCGTGCTCGTCCAGTACCGCGGGCAGGGGATCGGCGAACGGCTGCTGGAACGGGGCACGGAGTGGGCCGACGAACACGGCTACGAGAAACTGTACAACTCGATCCCGGCGACCAACGGGGCGGCCATCGAGTTCCTCGAGGACCACGGCTGGGAGATCGAGGCCGTCCGCGAGGACCACTACAAGTTCGGCGACGAGTACGTCGACGAGACGATGATGGCCCGGGAACTCTAG
- a CDS encoding FAD-dependent monooxygenase, producing the protein MTDHEHYEAVVVGCGPGGAAAAATLANNGVETLVLERGVDAGSKNVSGGLIYAEESAPYTIDGLFPDFREEATERPATENYIHNIAGDKVKTFDIGDLHHHDTEWADSVLRRKMDSWLARRVHELTRETGGGLLTEVHATGLLREKGEIVGVTCEEIDPIEADLVVAADGVNSELARDAGLMDWEDPEEWFQGVKAVAEMDPDLVNERFDVDDDEGVAHLFSGDLFDGVRGGGFLYTNEASLSIGTVFHLDSIADERAEPQELLDSLLTHPLLAQWLGDDYRELEYSAKLVPDSKKVAHESPHRDRLVLVGDAAGQMQAQGPIIKGMNHAVTAGALAAEAFVEARSRGDPHSAGEYYERKLHDEGVMDKLRPTGYDVVGKLGEVGPIDDVTNTLAESAVGRFAVRNLGGLAERAYNSPTLVSMIPDTKLPYVTLPTVIAEELGERVTDENRVEPPELDDRIGDLTYDVGEPHIQLLDNSFEASGTAVTACPVSAKDFGGGCYRDEMVETNGHEEHLVSLDTQPCVECGTCAVVADTDWDHPAGGKGVEFEQG; encoded by the coding sequence ATGACTGACCACGAGCACTACGAGGCCGTCGTCGTCGGCTGTGGCCCCGGCGGGGCCGCGGCGGCGGCGACGCTCGCCAACAACGGTGTCGAGACACTCGTCCTCGAACGGGGGGTCGACGCCGGCTCGAAGAACGTCTCCGGCGGGCTCATCTACGCCGAGGAGTCCGCCCCCTACACCATCGACGGCCTGTTCCCGGACTTCCGCGAGGAGGCCACGGAGCGGCCCGCGACGGAGAACTACATCCACAACATCGCCGGGGACAAGGTGAAGACCTTCGACATCGGCGACCTCCACCACCACGACACGGAGTGGGCCGATTCGGTGCTCCGCCGGAAGATGGACTCCTGGCTCGCCCGGCGGGTCCACGAGCTGACCCGCGAGACCGGCGGCGGCCTGCTGACGGAGGTCCACGCCACCGGCCTGCTCCGGGAGAAAGGCGAGATCGTCGGCGTCACCTGTGAGGAGATCGATCCGATCGAGGCGGACCTCGTCGTCGCGGCCGACGGCGTCAACTCCGAGCTGGCGCGGGACGCCGGCCTGATGGACTGGGAGGACCCCGAGGAGTGGTTCCAGGGCGTCAAGGCCGTCGCGGAGATGGACCCCGACCTCGTCAACGAGCGGTTCGACGTCGACGACGACGAGGGCGTCGCCCACCTGTTCTCGGGGGACCTGTTCGACGGCGTTCGGGGCGGGGGGTTCCTCTACACCAACGAGGCGTCGCTCTCGATCGGCACGGTCTTTCACCTCGACTCCATCGCCGACGAGCGCGCCGAGCCCCAGGAGCTGCTCGACAGCCTGCTGACCCACCCGCTGCTGGCCCAGTGGCTCGGCGACGACTACCGCGAACTGGAGTACAGCGCCAAGCTCGTCCCCGACTCGAAGAAGGTGGCCCACGAGTCGCCACACAGGGACCGGCTGGTACTGGTCGGCGACGCCGCCGGGCAGATGCAGGCCCAGGGGCCGATCATCAAGGGGATGAACCACGCCGTCACCGCGGGGGCGCTGGCCGCGGAGGCGTTCGTCGAGGCTCGATCGCGGGGCGACCCTCACAGCGCCGGCGAGTACTACGAGCGCAAACTCCACGACGAGGGCGTGATGGACAAGCTCCGACCGACCGGCTACGACGTGGTCGGGAAGCTCGGCGAGGTCGGCCCGATCGACGACGTCACGAACACGCTGGCGGAGTCGGCGGTCGGTCGGTTCGCCGTCCGGAACCTCGGCGGCCTCGCCGAGCGCGCGTACAACTCGCCGACGCTGGTCTCGATGATCCCGGACACCAAGCTGCCGTACGTGACGCTGCCGACGGTCATCGCCGAGGAACTCGGCGAGCGGGTCACCGACGAGAACCGCGTGGAGCCGCCGGAGCTGGACGACCGCATCGGCGACCTGACCTACGACGTGGGCGAGCCACACATTCAGCTGCTTGACAACTCCTTCGAGGCGTCGGGCACCGCGGTCACGGCCTGTCCGGTCAGCGCCAAGGACTTCGGCGGGGGCTGTTACCGCGACGAGATGGTCGAGACGAACGGCCACGAGGAGCACCTCGTCAGCCTCGACACCCAGCCCTGCGTCGAGTGTGGCACCTGTGCGGTCGTCGCCGACACGGACTGGGATCACCCCGCCGGCGGGAAGGGCGTCGAGTTCGAGCAGGGGTGA
- a CDS encoding electron transfer flavoprotein subunit alpha/FixB family protein, with amino-acid sequence MPEIDPTEHEIAELGPKIKDVDDADELREMLRLEEEGEDRAPVKTLIEDRMDKLAAEDDDGIDPSTVDLSELTVADIANMVRDVDDPDVLRDVLEREREGEDRSSAITQIENRIESVEGSEDDGEEVEYVPPEEKYPELDHPTSDKRWVEGTAGAEYRDMWVYCETQAGELIDVSKEMLGKARRLMDEYNDDYDEDERVVAVLVGDEASEHVEDVIAYGADLVVTHEDDRLERFRHTPYTEIVVDVMRAGGDLASEGHEEVDWKDYHEPRYTLFPATNNGRDLSALVQGALDSGLASDCSGLYIENEMISNPAKVGEAGDKKEFERVLHMKRPDFSGFEYSTILCIDKPNRDFHPQGASVIPGSFDLPDPDPEREAEVVDYEMDLDEDWFQVDVTEHDRLSGGVDLTGNDVVVAVGRGIGDDPTEGIELALDLVDAFEDADLGLSRGVITSSYAFDGHVEQYVSEERQIGESGQEVEPDVYIAAGISGAIQHKVGCDESDTIIAVNTDPEADIRDFSDYFVQGDLFEVLPRLTEAVEQGELAAAMGEVSDD; translated from the coding sequence ATGCCAGAGATCGACCCGACGGAACACGAGATCGCCGAACTGGGACCGAAGATCAAGGACGTCGACGACGCCGACGAACTCCGCGAGATGCTGCGACTGGAGGAGGAGGGCGAGGACCGCGCCCCGGTCAAGACGCTCATCGAGGACCGGATGGACAAGCTCGCGGCCGAGGACGACGACGGGATCGACCCGTCGACGGTCGACCTGTCGGAGCTGACGGTCGCGGACATCGCGAACATGGTCCGGGACGTCGACGACCCGGACGTGCTCCGGGACGTCCTCGAACGCGAACGCGAGGGCGAGGACCGATCGTCGGCCATCACGCAGATCGAGAACCGCATCGAGTCCGTCGAGGGCAGCGAGGACGACGGCGAAGAGGTCGAGTACGTCCCGCCGGAGGAGAAGTACCCCGAGCTCGACCACCCGACCAGCGACAAGCGGTGGGTCGAGGGGACCGCGGGCGCGGAGTACCGCGACATGTGGGTCTACTGCGAGACCCAGGCCGGAGAACTGATCGACGTCTCGAAGGAGATGCTCGGGAAGGCCCGCCGGCTGATGGACGAGTACAACGACGACTACGACGAGGACGAGCGGGTCGTGGCCGTCCTCGTCGGCGACGAGGCCAGCGAGCACGTCGAGGACGTGATCGCGTACGGCGCGGACCTCGTCGTCACCCACGAGGACGACCGTCTCGAACGCTTCCGGCACACGCCCTACACCGAGATCGTCGTGGACGTGATGCGGGCCGGCGGGGACCTCGCGAGCGAGGGCCACGAGGAGGTCGACTGGAAGGACTACCACGAGCCACGCTACACGCTGTTCCCCGCGACGAACAACGGCCGGGACCTCTCGGCACTCGTGCAGGGGGCGCTCGACTCCGGGCTGGCCTCGGACTGCTCGGGGCTGTACATCGAGAACGAGATGATCTCGAACCCCGCGAAGGTCGGCGAGGCCGGCGACAAGAAGGAGTTCGAGCGCGTCCTCCACATGAAGCGGCCGGACTTCTCCGGGTTCGAGTACTCGACGATCCTCTGTATCGACAAGCCCAACCGGGACTTCCACCCGCAGGGCGCGTCGGTCATCCCGGGCAGTTTCGACCTCCCGGACCCGGACCCCGAACGCGAGGCCGAGGTCGTCGACTACGAGATGGACCTGGACGAGGACTGGTTCCAGGTCGACGTCACGGAGCACGACCGGCTCTCGGGCGGGGTCGACCTCACCGGCAACGACGTGGTCGTGGCGGTCGGGCGCGGCATCGGCGACGACCCGACGGAGGGGATCGAACTGGCGCTGGACCTCGTCGACGCCTTCGAGGACGCGGACCTCGGGCTCTCGCGCGGGGTCATCACCTCCTCGTACGCCTTCGACGGCCACGTCGAGCAGTACGTCTCCGAGGAGCGACAGATCGGCGAGTCAGGTCAGGAGGTCGAGCCAGACGTCTACATCGCGGCGGGCATCTCCGGGGCCATCCAGCACAAGGTCGGCTGCGACGAGTCCGACACGATCATCGCCGTCAACACCGACCCGGAGGCCGACATCCGGGACTTCTCGGACTACTTCGTCCAGGGCGATCTGTTCGAGGTCCTGCCCCGCCTGACCGAGGCCGTCGAGCAGGGTGAACTCGCCGCGGCGATGGGGGAGGTCAGCGATGACTGA
- a CDS encoding electron transfer flavoprotein subunit beta/FixA family protein, with the protein MHTLALTKGVPDFREGQVSFDEDGHLERGKTPTVMNPNDKHALRAAFQTRVRNGGHVSLMSMGPPGYQEVLQEGMRDVYADDLYLLSDREMGAADTWATAMTVATGIENLDERPDIVFAGFKTADGETGHTGPQTAYCLGWPIVTHVVSLDVDVDEGRLRAKRLVEGDVSEIETVEAPLPCFVVADPEFEPTYRKASHRLEHKDLREQTQERAEAYEDHLTVWDHEDLNLDPDYIGLDGSPTIVAGVDPIPKAPSEREATMIDADDEAEMEPLLDELTPYAAGD; encoded by the coding sequence ATGCATACACTAGCACTCACCAAGGGCGTCCCGGACTTCCGGGAGGGACAGGTGTCCTTCGACGAGGACGGGCACCTCGAACGGGGGAAGACACCGACCGTGATGAACCCCAACGACAAGCACGCGCTCCGGGCGGCGTTCCAGACCCGGGTGCGAAACGGCGGGCACGTCTCGCTGATGAGTATGGGGCCGCCGGGGTATCAGGAAGTCCTCCAGGAGGGGATGCGCGACGTCTACGCCGACGACCTCTATCTCCTCTCTGACCGGGAGATGGGGGCGGCCGACACGTGGGCGACGGCGATGACCGTCGCCACCGGCATCGAGAACCTCGACGAGCGGCCGGACATCGTGTTCGCGGGGTTCAAGACGGCCGACGGGGAGACGGGCCACACCGGGCCACAGACGGCCTACTGCCTGGGCTGGCCCATCGTGACCCACGTGGTCTCGCTGGACGTCGACGTCGACGAGGGCCGCCTGCGGGCCAAACGGCTCGTCGAGGGCGACGTCTCGGAGATCGAGACCGTCGAGGCCCCGCTGCCCTGTTTCGTCGTCGCCGACCCGGAGTTCGAGCCGACCTACCGGAAAGCGAGCCACCGCCTCGAACACAAGGACCTGCGCGAACAGACACAGGAGCGGGCCGAGGCGTACGAGGACCACCTCACCGTCTGGGACCACGAGGACCTGAACCTCGACCCGGACTACATCGGGCTGGACGGCTCGCCGACCATCGTCGCCGGCGTCGACCCCATCCCGAAGGCCCCCTCCGAACGGGAGGCCACGATGATCGACGCCGACGACGAGGCCGAGATGGAACCGCTGCTCGACGAACTCACGCCGTACGCGGCGGGTGACTGA
- a CDS encoding 4Fe-4S dicluster domain-containing protein, which produces MAIDPEFEENREVAEQHDGHDVWGPVDEPEQLGIHGTHVAVDFDICIADGACLEDCPVDVFEWVDTPDHPESEIKADPAHEDQCIDCMLCVDVCPVDAIDVDPGRAGRV; this is translated from the coding sequence ATGGCCATAGATCCCGAGTTCGAGGAGAACCGCGAGGTCGCCGAACAGCACGACGGCCACGACGTGTGGGGTCCCGTCGACGAGCCCGAGCAGCTCGGCATCCACGGGACACACGTCGCCGTCGACTTCGACATCTGCATCGCCGACGGCGCGTGTCTGGAGGACTGCCCCGTCGACGTCTTCGAGTGGGTCGACACGCCCGACCACCCGGAGAGCGAGATCAAGGCGGACCCCGCCCACGAGGACCAGTGTATCGACTGTATGCTCTGTGTCGACGTCTGTCCGGTCGACGCCATCGACGTCGACCCCGGCCGCGCCGGCCGCGTCTGA
- a CDS encoding alpha/beta hydrolase, translating to MTASDATTVTVQQDVPFREVDGETLRLDVYEGEGTGGPKPVAVLVRGGAFTVGDKGEFARHAIDLASDGYLVVEPQYRLAPEHTFPAALVDVKAAVEWCRTEADRFGADPARVVAVGHSAGANLVTLAAATADDPAFEPEAFPGASCALDAVVGISGVYDFRAIGIEDPDHDLADYFGDDPETVPEAYDLASPVEQADAGMPPTLLLHGEDDDVVPPSQSELLADALGPLTEVRYEPMPGGHTLPFDGAFYDDVYARIAGFLDRHLGGGPGHIDAPAETPPDPLDDGRDAERRDGPTRRDR from the coding sequence GTGACAGCCAGCGACGCGACGACGGTGACGGTCCAGCAGGACGTGCCGTTCCGCGAGGTCGACGGCGAGACGCTCCGCCTGGACGTGTACGAAGGCGAGGGGACCGGAGGGCCGAAACCGGTCGCCGTCCTCGTCCGCGGCGGCGCGTTCACGGTCGGCGACAAGGGCGAGTTCGCTCGCCACGCCATCGACCTCGCGAGCGACGGCTACCTCGTCGTCGAACCGCAGTACCGACTCGCGCCCGAGCACACGTTCCCGGCGGCGCTGGTCGACGTGAAGGCCGCCGTCGAGTGGTGCCGGACGGAGGCCGACCGGTTCGGGGCGGACCCGGCCCGCGTGGTCGCGGTCGGACACTCGGCGGGGGCGAACCTCGTGACGCTGGCCGCCGCGACCGCCGACGACCCCGCCTTCGAGCCCGAGGCGTTCCCGGGCGCGTCCTGTGCGCTCGACGCCGTCGTCGGCATCTCCGGCGTCTACGACTTCCGGGCCATCGGGATCGAGGACCCGGACCACGACCTGGCGGACTACTTCGGCGACGACCCCGAGACGGTCCCGGAGGCGTACGACCTCGCCTCGCCGGTCGAGCAGGCCGACGCGGGGATGCCGCCGACGCTGCTGCTCCACGGCGAGGACGACGACGTGGTGCCGCCGAGCCAGTCGGAGCTGCTGGCCGACGCGCTCGGCCCGCTGACCGAGGTGCGCTACGAGCCGATGCCGGGCGGGCACACGCTCCCGTTCGACGGCGCGTTCTACGACGACGTGTACGCCCGGATCGCCGGCTTCCTCGACCGCCACCTCGGCGGGGGTCCGGGGCACATCGACGCGCCGGCAGAGACGCCCCCGGACCCGCTGGACGATGGGCGGGACGCCGAGCGACGCGACGGCCCGACCCGCCGCGACCGCTGA